One stretch of Roseovarius mucosus DNA includes these proteins:
- a CDS encoding ABC transporter permease — MLTYTIRRLVLAIPTLLFISLVIFLLLELAPGDPMAQVPLTVPPDVKEKMRLALGLGEPTHIRFVKWMWQFFVVEPMMLIDWLFGTSMAEGQQRVLSWQFRSPVMDVIVQRMPQTLWVVAMSYVVGILIALPIGIYSAYRQYSVFDQTGTFITMVGYSVPPFFSGVLVIVIFSVQLGWLPSIYDTTLVVVDWTTFKQQLMQMVMPVMVLALQTTAQISRFMRASMLDNLGQDYVRTARAKGLSEWSVVMVHVLRNSMIPVITVIALGVPSIFGGAIITEQIFKVNGLGQLLITAIEANDLPMVQTVTFMIAVLIVFFNIVADVLYGVFDPRIRYD; from the coding sequence ATGCTGACCTATACGATCCGACGGCTTGTCCTCGCGATCCCGACGCTGCTGTTCATCAGCCTCGTGATCTTTCTCCTGCTCGAACTGGCCCCCGGCGACCCGATGGCGCAGGTGCCGCTGACCGTGCCCCCCGACGTCAAGGAAAAGATGCGTCTGGCGCTTGGTCTGGGCGAGCCCACGCATATCCGTTTCGTCAAATGGATGTGGCAATTCTTTGTGGTCGAGCCGATGATGCTGATCGACTGGCTCTTTGGCACGAGCATGGCCGAGGGGCAGCAGCGCGTGCTCAGCTGGCAATTCCGCTCGCCGGTGATGGATGTGATCGTGCAGCGCATGCCGCAGACCCTCTGGGTGGTGGCGATGTCCTATGTGGTGGGCATCCTTATTGCGCTGCCTATCGGCATCTATTCCGCCTACCGGCAATATTCCGTATTCGATCAGACCGGCACTTTCATCACCATGGTCGGCTATTCCGTGCCGCCGTTCTTTTCCGGCGTGTTGGTGATCGTGATCTTTTCCGTGCAATTGGGCTGGCTGCCCTCGATCTATGACACCACGCTGGTGGTGGTGGACTGGACCACGTTCAAACAGCAACTGATGCAGATGGTCATGCCGGTCATGGTTCTGGCGCTGCAAACGACCGCCCAGATCAGCCGCTTCATGCGCGCCTCGATGCTGGACAATCTGGGTCAGGATTACGTGCGCACGGCGCGTGCCAAGGGGCTGTCGGAATGGTCGGTGGTCATGGTGCATGTGCTGCGCAACTCGATGATCCCGGTGATCACGGTCATCGCCCTTGGCGTGCCGTCGATCTTTGGCGGGGCGATCATCACCGAACAGATTTTCAAGGTGAACGGGCTTGGCCAGCTTCTGATCACCGCAATCGAGGCCAACGACCTGCCGATGGTGCAAACCGTGACCTTCATGATTGCCGTGCTGATCGTGTTTTTCAACATCGTCGCCGATGTGCTCTACGGCGTGTTCGACCCGAGGATTCGCTATGACTGA
- a CDS encoding Lrp/AsnC family transcriptional regulator: MLDDTDRRILRHYQHAPTLGASDLAERAGVTSATCARRLERMQQEGVIRANRAVIDWRALGYEVEVSLRITLDKTQPRAFDEFIDAARDVPEVIEIQTFLGRVDLRLSVIARDMAHYQQLYRSAILTLPHIADIEALMHVARIKSDEVLPL, encoded by the coding sequence ATGCTCGATGATACTGATCGCCGCATCTTGCGCCACTATCAACATGCCCCCACCCTTGGGGCGTCGGACCTTGCAGAGCGCGCGGGCGTGACCTCGGCAACCTGCGCCCGCCGGTTAGAGCGGATGCAACAAGAGGGCGTGATCCGGGCCAACCGCGCCGTAATCGACTGGCGCGCGCTTGGCTATGAGGTTGAGGTGTCGTTGCGCATCACGCTGGATAAAACACAGCCCCGCGCCTTTGACGAGTTCATCGACGCCGCGAGAGACGTGCCTGAAGTCATTGAAATACAGACATTTCTTGGCCGTGTTGATCTGCGCCTTTCGGTCATTGCGCGCGATATGGCGCATTACCAACAGCTTTATCGCAGCGCCATCCTGACCCTGCCGCATATCGCCGATATCGAGGCGCTGATGCATGTGGCGCGGATCAAATCCGACGAGGTGCTGCCGCTGTGA
- the folP gene encoding dihydropteroate synthase: MPYYRPIPRTDPARPAGALTLAGGWCWFDTVEVLDRAAPSYLMPAADLPIEALHRLTTPRAPVAGLDMTAPQIMGILNVTPDSFSDGGQHFDPEVALAHARQMASDGAAILDVGGESTRPGAAPVPVEDEITRTAPIISALRAGLTTPISIDTRKAAVAQAAHAVGANLINDVAGLTYDPALAPYAATHALPVCVMHAQGSPETMQQDPRYDHVLLDVYDWLAARIEALEALGIPRARIITDPGIGFGKTVAHNLTLLQNLSLFHSLGCPVLLGASRKRFIGEISRTPVAADRIPGSLAVALGGVAQGVQILRVHDVPETRAALDLWRATLAAPRA, from the coding sequence ATGCCCTATTACCGCCCCATCCCCCGCACCGATCCCGCTCGCCCCGCTGGCGCGCTGACGCTTGCGGGCGGCTGGTGCTGGTTCGATACGGTCGAGGTGCTGGATCGCGCCGCTCCCTCTTACCTCATGCCCGCCGCTGATCTGCCGATTGAGGCGCTGCATCGCCTCACCACGCCGCGCGCGCCGGTGGCGGGGCTCGATATGACCGCGCCGCAGATCATGGGTATTCTCAACGTCACCCCAGACAGCTTTTCCGACGGCGGTCAGCATTTTGATCCCGAAGTGGCGCTGGCCCATGCCCGTCAGATGGCCAGTGACGGGGCCGCAATTTTGGACGTGGGCGGCGAATCCACCCGCCCCGGTGCCGCCCCCGTGCCCGTTGAGGATGAAATCACCCGCACCGCCCCAATCATCTCGGCCCTGCGCGCGGGCCTGACCACGCCCATTTCCATCGACACCCGCAAGGCGGCGGTGGCGCAGGCCGCCCATGCGGTGGGGGCCAATCTGATCAACGATGTGGCGGGGCTAACCTATGATCCCGCCTTGGCCCCCTATGCCGCCACCCATGCCCTGCCGGTTTGTGTGATGCACGCCCAAGGCTCGCCCGAGACCATGCAGCAAGACCCGCGCTATGACCATGTGCTGCTCGATGTCTACGACTGGCTCGCCGCCCGGATCGAGGCGCTTGAGGCCCTTGGAATCCCCCGTGCGCGCATCATAACCGACCCCGGCATCGGCTTTGGCAAGACTGTTGCGCATAACCTGACCCTCCTGCAAAACCTCTCGCTCTTTCACAGCCTCGGCTGTCCCGTTCTCCTTGGTGCCTCGCGCAAGCGCTTCATCGGCGAGATCAGCCGCACGCCTGTTGCTGCTGACCGTATCCCCGGCTCTCTCGCCGTGGCCTTGGGCGGTGTGGCACAAGGGGTGCAGATCCTGCGCGTGCATGACGTCCCCGAGACCCGCGCCGCACTTGATCTCTGGCGCGCCACTCTCGCCGCGCCACGCGCCTAG
- a CDS encoding Ldh family oxidoreductase: MADITLHEIETRTTAALIRHGAAPWIAAEVARAVRAAESIGNRICGLYYLESYCQQLQTGRVNGTVEPEVSQPRPGAVLVDARMGFAQPAFARGIDRAAAAARINGVASLAIGHAHTCTSLGYFTEQIARRGLIGLGMTNASPIVAAPGGKTRVIGTNPIAFSVPDGQGGLAMQFDQSTTVVALGKITMAKAAGQPIPLGWALDAQGNPTTDPEAALSGSLVSIGGAKGWGLGLMAELLAAGLTGGVVSRDVNPLKAPDGPPHDLGQYYLLMDPDLSGVFFDRLAQVAEGATTDAGARMPGQGKKPCDPVTVPDPLWAQVRDLAG; the protein is encoded by the coding sequence ATGGCCGATATCACCTTGCACGAGATCGAAACGCGCACCACGGCAGCCCTCATTCGGCATGGGGCGGCCCCGTGGATCGCCGCCGAGGTGGCCCGCGCTGTGCGCGCTGCCGAAAGCATCGGCAACCGCATCTGCGGCCTCTACTACCTAGAAAGCTATTGCCAGCAATTGCAGACAGGCCGCGTCAACGGCACGGTCGAGCCAGAGGTAAGCCAACCGCGCCCCGGCGCGGTCTTGGTCGATGCGCGCATGGGCTTTGCCCAACCCGCCTTTGCCCGTGGCATCGACCGTGCCGCAGCAGCCGCGCGGATCAATGGCGTCGCCAGCCTTGCCATCGGTCACGCCCATACCTGCACCTCACTGGGCTATTTCACCGAACAGATCGCACGGCGCGGGCTGATCGGATTGGGGATGACCAATGCCTCGCCCATCGTTGCCGCACCGGGCGGCAAGACGCGGGTGATCGGCACCAATCCCATCGCCTTTTCCGTGCCAGACGGGCAGGGCGGTCTTGCCATGCAATTCGATCAATCGACCACAGTCGTGGCGCTGGGCAAGATCACCATGGCCAAGGCGGCAGGCCAGCCTATCCCGCTGGGCTGGGCGCTTGACGCTCAGGGAAACCCCACCACCGATCCCGAGGCGGCGCTGAGCGGCTCCTTGGTCAGCATCGGCGGGGCCAAAGGCTGGGGCCTTGGCCTTATGGCCGAGCTTTTGGCCGCAGGCCTGACCGGCGGCGTGGTCAGCCGCGATGTGAACCCGCTCAAGGCACCCGATGGCCCGCCGCATGATCTGGGGCAATATTACCTGCTGATGGACCCGGACCTATCCGGTGTCTTCTTCGACCGGTTGGCGCAGGTGGCCGAGGGCGCAACTACGGATGCAGGCGCGCGCATGCCGGGGCAGGGCAAAAAGCCGTGCGATCCCGTCACCGTCCCGGATCCGCTCTGGGCGCAGGTGCGCGATCTGGCCGGTTGA
- the ilvC gene encoding ketol-acid reductoisomerase: MRVYYDRDCDINLIKDKKVAILGYGSQGHAHALNLRDSGAKNLVVALREGSKSAKKAEAEGLKVMGIAEAAAWCDLMMFTMPDELQGETYRKYVHDNIRPGAAIAFAHGLNIHFGLIEPKEGVDVIMMAPKGPGHTVRGEYVKGGGVPCLVAVNNDASGKALEIGLSYCSAIGGGRSGIIETNFREECETDLFGEQAVLCGGLVELIRMGFETLVEAGYAPEMAYFECLHEVKLIVDLIYEGGIANMNYSISNTAEYGEYVSGPRVLPYEQTKKEMKAILRDIQTGKFVRDFMQENAVGQPFFKGTRRMNDAHQIEEVGQKLRAMMPWISAGKLVDQSKN; this comes from the coding sequence ATGCGCGTCTATTACGATCGTGACTGTGACATCAACCTGATCAAAGACAAAAAGGTCGCCATTCTTGGCTATGGCAGCCAGGGTCATGCCCACGCGCTTAACCTGCGGGATTCAGGCGCAAAAAATCTGGTCGTCGCCCTGCGCGAAGGCTCGAAATCGGCAAAGAAGGCCGAGGCTGAGGGTCTTAAGGTCATGGGTATCGCAGAAGCCGCAGCTTGGTGCGACCTGATGATGTTCACCATGCCCGACGAGTTGCAGGGCGAAACCTATCGCAAATACGTGCATGACAACATCCGCCCCGGCGCGGCGATTGCCTTTGCCCACGGCCTCAACATCCATTTTGGCCTGATCGAACCGAAGGAAGGCGTTGACGTCATCATGATGGCGCCCAAAGGCCCCGGCCACACGGTGCGCGGCGAGTATGTCAAGGGCGGCGGCGTGCCCTGCCTTGTGGCGGTCAACAACGATGCATCCGGCAAGGCCTTGGAAATTGGGCTTTCTTACTGCTCGGCCATCGGTGGCGGGCGCTCGGGGATCATCGAGACCAACTTCCGCGAAGAGTGCGAAACCGACCTCTTTGGTGAGCAGGCCGTGCTTTGTGGTGGCCTTGTCGAACTTATCCGCATGGGCTTCGAGACGCTGGTCGAAGCGGGCTATGCCCCTGAAATGGCTTACTTTGAGTGCTTGCACGAGGTGAAGCTGATCGTCGATCTGATCTATGAAGGCGGTATCGCCAACATGAACTATTCGATCTCGAACACCGCCGAATATGGTGAATATGTCAGCGGTCCGCGGGTTCTGCCCTATGAGCAGACCAAGAAAGAGATGAAGGCCATTCTGCGCGACATTCAGACCGGCAAATTCGTGCGTGATTTCATGCAGGAGAATGCCGTGGGCCAGCCTTTCTTTAAGGGCACGCGCCGCATGAACGACGCGCATCAGATCGAAGAAGTCGGCCAGAAGCTGCGCGCCATGATGCCGTGGATTTCCGCAGGCAAGCTGGTGGATCAAAGCAAGAACTGA
- the mltG gene encoding endolytic transglycosylase MltG codes for MWRHIVSNFLTLLVVAVFLLGGVILWGQQQYSARGPLSDAICLRVEPGSTMRRVSSRLESDGAVTSGAIFRIGAEYSEKDALLKAGSWLIPEAASMAEITDIITRGGASTCGTEVVYRLGVTSAEVVVRELDAATGRYEERAKFDPAAEGEVPAEFTQVREQADTRYRVALAEGVTSWQVVEGLKSVDVLTGEVAEVPAEGTLAPDSYEVRAGDTRESVLTRMSEAQAVILAAAWQGRAEGLPLQSAQEALILASIIEKETGVADERRQVASVFVNRLNRGMRLQTDPTVIYGVTEGKGVLGRGLRQSELRGATPWNTYVIEGLPPTPIANPGRASIEAAVDPDTTDYVFFVADGTGGHAFAETLDEHNRNVARWRAIEAERGNN; via the coding sequence ATGTGGCGACACATCGTCTCGAATTTCCTGACGCTGCTGGTGGTGGCGGTGTTTCTGCTGGGCGGGGTGATCCTCTGGGGGCAGCAGCAGTATTCGGCGCGCGGGCCGTTGTCGGATGCGATCTGCCTGCGGGTTGAACCGGGCAGCACCATGCGCCGGGTCTCGAGCCGGTTAGAGAGCGATGGGGCGGTGACGAGCGGCGCGATTTTCCGCATCGGTGCGGAATATTCCGAGAAGGACGCGTTGCTTAAGGCCGGAAGCTGGCTGATCCCGGAAGCGGCCAGCATGGCGGAGATCACCGATATCATCACGCGCGGTGGGGCCAGCACCTGTGGCACCGAAGTGGTGTATCGCTTGGGCGTGACAAGCGCCGAAGTGGTGGTGCGGGAATTGGATGCCGCCACGGGCCGCTATGAGGAACGGGCCAAATTCGATCCAGCCGCCGAGGGCGAGGTTCCGGCGGAATTCACGCAGGTGCGCGAACAGGCCGATACGCGCTATCGCGTGGCCTTGGCGGAAGGCGTGACAAGCTGGCAGGTGGTCGAGGGGTTGAAATCCGTCGATGTGCTGACCGGCGAAGTGGCCGAGGTGCCAGCCGAGGGCACGCTCGCACCCGACAGCTATGAGGTGCGCGCCGGCGACACGCGCGAGAGCGTGCTGACCCGGATGAGCGAGGCGCAGGCGGTTATTTTGGCCGCCGCGTGGCAAGGGCGCGCCGAAGGCCTACCGCTGCAATCCGCGCAAGAGGCGCTGATCCTCGCGTCGATCATCGAAAAGGAAACCGGCGTGGCGGATGAGCGGCGGCAAGTGGCCAGCGTGTTCGTCAACCGGCTCAATCGCGGCATGCGGCTCCAGACTGACCCGACGGTGATTTATGGTGTGACCGAGGGCAAGGGCGTGTTGGGCCGGGGTCTGCGGCAGAGCGAATTGCGCGGTGCAACGCCTTGGAATACCTATGTGATCGAAGGGCTGCCGCCCACGCCCATTGCCAATCCGGGCCGCGCCAGCATCGAGGCAGCAGTTGATCCCGACACCACGGATTACGTGTTCTTCGTGGCCGATGGCACCGGTGGCCATGCCTTTGCCGAGACTTTGGACGAACATAACCGCAACGTCGCCCGCTGGCGCGCCATCGAGGCAGAGCGCGGGAATAACTGA
- a CDS encoding c-type cytochrome: MRATLSIVILASLTLTNATQAQDIRAGTQTYERYCAACHGHDATGFGPMRAVLTLLPTDLTALRATNNGHFPVERVVRRIDGRDPLVSHGSPMPIYGSFFEDRDTGLKTERGQIILTSQPVIDLVAYLETLQKP, encoded by the coding sequence ATGCGCGCGACACTCTCGATCGTAATCTTGGCAAGCCTCACTTTGACAAACGCCACGCAAGCCCAGGACATCCGAGCCGGAACCCAGACCTATGAACGCTATTGCGCCGCCTGCCATGGGCATGACGCCACCGGCTTTGGCCCGATGCGGGCGGTGCTGACACTGCTTCCCACTGACCTCACCGCGCTCAGGGCCACGAACAATGGCCATTTCCCGGTTGAACGGGTGGTGCGCCGCATCGACGGGCGTGATCCGCTGGTGTCGCACGGCAGCCCGATGCCGATCTATGGCAGCTTCTTTGAGGATCGCGATACCGGCCTCAAGACCGAGCGCGGACAAATCATCCTGACCAGCCAGCCGGTAATTGATCTGGTGGCCTATCTCGAAACGCTGCAAAAACCCTGA
- a CDS encoding ABC transporter permease yields the protein MTEPQTPIAALKDTGPTAPPRSQWRDVWDQFKSHRGALIGSIVLILIIAAVFLGPLVWPYDATFIDIRARNQGPSWTHPFGTDQLGRDTLARMMAGGQTSIAVGLTAMLLALVLGSLVGVLAGFFRRLDGPLMRLTDLFLSLPLLPLLLVMVLLFREALNGVFGPERGIFILIVVAIGVTSWMPTARIVRGDVLALKEREFILAARSIGTTNFGLITRHILPNVMSPIMVSATLGIANAIITESALSFLGLGFPPDFPTWGRLLNDATQYLQDYPERVFWPGLGISLTVLSINYMGDGLRDALDPRIRGR from the coding sequence ATGACTGAACCCCAAACCCCCATCGCGGCCCTCAAGGATACCGGCCCCACCGCCCCGCCGCGCAGCCAATGGCGCGATGTCTGGGATCAGTTCAAGAGCCACCGGGGCGCGCTGATTGGCAGTATCGTGCTGATCCTCATCATCGCCGCTGTCTTTCTTGGCCCGCTGGTCTGGCCCTATGACGCCACGTTCATCGACATTCGCGCCCGCAATCAGGGGCCAAGCTGGACGCATCCTTTTGGCACCGATCAACTGGGCCGCGATACGCTGGCGCGGATGATGGCGGGGGGGCAGACCTCGATTGCGGTGGGGTTGACGGCGATGCTCTTGGCGCTTGTGCTGGGCTCACTGGTCGGGGTTCTGGCGGGGTTCTTTCGCCGCCTTGACGGGCCGCTCATGCGCCTCACCGACCTCTTCCTGTCGCTGCCGCTTCTGCCGCTTCTTTTGGTGATGGTGCTGCTCTTCCGCGAGGCGCTCAATGGCGTGTTCGGCCCCGAGCGGGGTATTTTCATTCTCATCGTGGTGGCCATTGGCGTGACAAGCTGGATGCCCACCGCCCGCATCGTGCGCGGCGATGTGCTGGCCTTGAAAGAACGCGAATTCATCCTCGCCGCCCGCTCTATCGGAACCACCAATTTCGGCCTCATCACCCGGCATATCCTGCCCAATGTTATGTCGCCAATCATGGTCTCGGCCACGCTGGGCATCGCCAATGCCATCATTACTGAAAGCGCGCTGTCGTTTCTGGGCTTGGGCTTCCCGCCCGATTTCCCGACATGGGGGCGGCTCTTGAACGACGCCACGCAGTATTTGCAAGACTACCCCGAGCGCGTGTTCTGGCCCGGTTTGGGGATTTCGCTCACGGTGCTGTCGATCAACTATATGGGCGACGGGTTGCGCGACGCGCTCGATCCGAGGATCCGGGGGCGGTGA
- a CDS encoding Lrp/AsnC family transcriptional regulator, with translation MIELDTLDRLILREMVRDATQSASAIGRALGLSQPATWRRLQRLRDMGVIKGQRLELDHEKLGFGVSVFLGVKLATKGRVSLEDFERAVSAIPEVQTVEHILGLYDYRLRVVARDISDFERVLRRRIMTLPGVGDVEANVLLSEERRPGPIG, from the coding sequence GTGATCGAGCTGGATACCCTCGACCGGCTGATCCTGCGCGAGATGGTGCGCGATGCCACTCAATCTGCAAGCGCGATTGGCCGCGCCCTTGGCCTGTCTCAGCCCGCCACATGGCGACGCCTGCAACGGTTGCGCGATATGGGGGTCATCAAGGGGCAACGCCTTGAATTAGATCACGAAAAGCTCGGTTTCGGAGTCTCGGTATTCCTTGGCGTCAAACTTGCCACCAAGGGCCGGGTCAGTCTGGAAGATTTCGAGCGCGCCGTCAGCGCCATCCCTGAAGTGCAGACGGTCGAGCATATCTTGGGCCTTTACGATTATCGCTTGCGGGTCGTGGCGCGCGATATTTCTGATTTTGAACGTGTTTTGCGCCGCCGGATCATGACCCTGCCGGGGGTGGGCGATGTCGAGGCGAATGTCCTTTTGAGCGAGGAGCGCCGCCCCGGCCCCATCGGATGA
- a CDS encoding DMT family transporter, translated as MQEISALNWLRIGALGVIWGASFMFVSVALTGAGPFFVAAVRIVLGAGFLLCLLRFKGRKLPALRGPDGARIWQFALVMALFSNVLPFILLSWAQQSVASGFAGVCMAAVPLLILPLAHFLVPGERMHVRRLVGFVLGTTGVVVLIGPEAFTSTGKDLESLARLACLGAAGGYAIGSIATRLSPEVDRLSLSALVLTLAAGMIVPLALVVEGLPTDLNTKSLLALLYLGILPTGVAQLLLVQVNREAGPSFFSLVNYMVPVWSVILGALVLSEVLPPSLLAAMTLILVGVGMSQWGALRRVFGAR; from the coding sequence ATGCAAGAGATTTCCGCACTCAACTGGCTGAGGATCGGTGCCTTGGGCGTGATCTGGGGCGCGTCCTTTATGTTCGTATCGGTCGCGTTGACCGGGGCGGGACCATTCTTCGTGGCGGCGGTGCGGATCGTGTTGGGGGCGGGGTTTTTGCTCTGCCTGCTGCGGTTCAAAGGGCGGAAATTGCCCGCTTTGCGCGGCCCGGACGGGGCGCGCATCTGGCAATTCGCACTTGTCATGGCGTTGTTTTCAAACGTTTTACCATTCATCCTTTTGTCTTGGGCGCAGCAATCTGTGGCTTCGGGGTTTGCCGGGGTGTGTATGGCGGCGGTGCCGCTTTTGATCTTGCCCTTGGCGCATTTTCTGGTGCCCGGAGAGCGGATGCATGTGCGGCGTTTGGTGGGGTTTGTTCTGGGCACGACGGGGGTTGTCGTGTTGATCGGGCCAGAAGCCTTCACTTCGACCGGTAAGGATCTGGAATCCTTGGCAAGACTGGCCTGCCTTGGGGCAGCGGGGGGCTATGCGATCGGCTCGATTGCTACACGTCTGTCGCCAGAGGTGGACCGTTTGTCGCTGTCCGCTTTGGTGTTGACGCTGGCAGCGGGGATGATTGTGCCCTTGGCGTTGGTGGTTGAGGGGTTGCCTACTGATTTGAATACAAAGAGTTTATTGGCCTTGCTCTATCTTGGCATCCTGCCGACTGGCGTGGCACAACTGTTGCTGGTGCAGGTCAACCGCGAGGCGGGGCCGAGTTTTTTCAGCCTTGTCAATTACATGGTGCCGGTGTGGTCGGTGATCCTTGGGGCGCTCGTGCTGTCCGAGGTTTTGCCGCCAAGTTTGCTGGCGGCGATGACGCTGATTCTGGTCGGTGTTGGCATGAGCCAATGGGGCGCTTTGCGGCGGGTCTTTGGCGCAAGGTGA
- a CDS encoding DUF4864 domain-containing protein, with product MRSIILSLILMLGLAAPLRAQEGAKAVITAQIEAFLAQDVSRAYGYASPFIQQKFATPEQFGAMVRDGYPMVWRPSDVTFLEMREIAGRLWQGVRVVDAAGAGWIVDYEMIETPEGWRINGVQVRPAPDASV from the coding sequence ATGCGCTCTATCATTCTGTCTTTGATCCTGATGCTCGGTCTCGCAGCGCCCTTGCGCGCACAAGAGGGGGCAAAGGCCGTCATCACCGCGCAGATCGAGGCGTTTCTGGCACAGGATGTCAGCCGCGCCTATGGCTATGCCAGCCCCTTCATCCAGCAGAAATTTGCCACCCCCGAACAGTTCGGCGCGATGGTGCGCGACGGCTATCCGATGGTCTGGCGCCCCTCTGACGTGACCTTTCTTGAGATGCGCGAGATTGCCGGGCGGCTCTGGCAAGGCGTGCGGGTCGTCGATGCGGCGGGCGCGGGCTGGATCGTAGACTATGAGATGATCGAGACGCCAGAGGGCTGGCGCATCAACGGCGTTCAGGTGCGCCCCGCCCCGGATGCCAGCGTTTGA
- the fabF gene encoding beta-ketoacyl-ACP synthase II encodes MRRVVVTGLGLVTPLADGVELTWSRLLAGQSGAGTIIRFDPVNVVTKYACQIPLGDGTDGTFHSDKYMEPKERRKVDDFILYGIAAAQQAVEDSGWMPEDEAARERTGVMLGSGIGGLRSIEETAGIIREKGVRRVSPFFIPGALINLISGQVSIRYGFKGPNHSVVTACATGAHAIGDAARLIQWGDADVMVAGGAEASICEIGIAGFNACKALSTKRADDPQAASRPYDADRDGFVMGEGAGVVVLEEYEHAKARGAKIYAEILGYGLSGDAYHITAPSETGDGGFRAMQAALQRAGLNPSDIDYVNAHGTSTMADTIELQAVERLLGNAAANVTMSSTKSSVGHLLGAAGAVEAIFCILAIRDQVAPPTINLDNPSVETPLDLAPNAKRERKIDVALSNSFGFGGTNAALIVGKPR; translated from the coding sequence ATGCGGCGTGTCGTTGTCACAGGTCTGGGTCTCGTAACCCCGCTGGCTGATGGGGTCGAACTGACCTGGAGCAGGCTATTGGCGGGGCAATCGGGGGCGGGAACCATCATCCGCTTTGACCCCGTCAATGTGGTGACGAAATACGCCTGCCAGATTCCCCTTGGCGATGGCACCGATGGCACCTTTCATTCCGATAAGTACATGGAGCCGAAAGAGCGCCGCAAGGTCGATGATTTCATCCTCTATGGCATTGCCGCTGCCCAACAGGCGGTCGAGGATTCAGGCTGGATGCCCGAGGATGAGGCCGCGCGCGAACGTACTGGCGTGATGCTGGGATCAGGCATCGGCGGGCTGCGCTCGATCGAGGAAACGGCCGGTATCATCCGCGAAAAAGGCGTGCGGCGGGTATCGCCGTTCTTCATTCCCGGCGCGCTGATCAACCTGATCTCGGGTCAGGTGAGCATTCGCTATGGGTTCAAGGGACCAAACCATTCGGTCGTGACCGCCTGCGCCACCGGCGCGCATGCGATTGGCGATGCGGCGCGGCTTATTCAGTGGGGCGACGCGGATGTGATGGTGGCGGGCGGGGCCGAAGCCTCGATCTGCGAGATCGGGATTGCCGGGTTCAACGCCTGCAAGGCGCTCTCGACCAAGCGCGCAGATGATCCTCAGGCCGCAAGCCGCCCCTATGACGCGGACCGCGACGGGTTTGTCATGGGCGAAGGTGCGGGCGTCGTGGTGCTTGAGGAATACGAGCATGCCAAGGCGCGTGGCGCGAAAATCTATGCGGAAATTCTGGGCTATGGCCTGTCGGGCGATGCCTATCACATCACCGCACCCTCCGAGACGGGCGATGGCGGGTTCCGGGCGATGCAGGCGGCGCTACAGCGCGCCGGTCTGAACCCATCGGATATTGATTACGTCAACGCGCATGGCACATCGACTATGGCGGATACCATCGAATTGCAGGCGGTTGAGCGGCTCTTGGGCAATGCGGCGGCGAATGTGACGATGAGTTCGACGAAATCATCGGTCGGGCATCTTTTGGGGGCTGCGGGCGCGGTTGAGGCGATCTTTTGCATTCTGGCAATCCGTGATCAGGTGGCCCCGCCCACCATCAATCTGGACAATCCATCGGTGGAAACGCCGCTTGATCTGGCGCCCAATGCCAAGCGCGAGCGCAAGATTGACGTGGCGCTGAGCAACAGCTTTGGCTTTGGCGGCACCAATGCGGCGCTGATCGTCGGGAAACCGCGCTGA